In one Hypanus sabinus isolate sHypSab1 chromosome 11, sHypSab1.hap1, whole genome shotgun sequence genomic region, the following are encoded:
- the LOC132402264 gene encoding uncharacterized protein LOC132402264 — MTDAASVHAVSLKLPGFWTQRPDLWFQQAEAQFHVRQITSEDTRYYYVVSSLDQDTAAQVTELPPADSKYTELKALLLRTFGLSRRERAARLLHLDGLGDRPPSALMNEMLSLADGHTPCLMFEQAFLEQLPEDIHLLLSDADFSDPRKVAARADLLWNAKKVSGASIAQISQPRSRQQTSPGPAAEPADPRPNEHWCFYHQRWGAEARRCHPPCKFPGNARTSRR, encoded by the coding sequence atgaccgacgctgcctctgttcatgcagtttcgttgaaactgccgggtttctggacacagcgcccggacctatggttccagcaagccgaagcccaattccacgttcgccagatcacctcagaagacacccgctactactacgtggtgagctccctcgaccaggataCAGCGGCCCAGGTCACGGAGTTGCCCCCGGCGGACAGCAAGTACACGGAactcaaagccctgctcctcaggactttcggactctcacggcgcgagcgggctgcccgtttactgcacctggatggcttgggcgacagacctccatcggctttaatgaatgagatgttgtctctcgccgacggacacacaccctgcctcatgtttgagcaggcattcctggagcagctgcctgaggacatacacctgctgctgtccgacgcggatttcagtgacccccggaaggtggcagcccgggcggacttgctgtggaatgccaaaaaggtgagcggggcgtccatcgcacagatctcccagccacgctcccggcagcaaaccagtccaggcccggccgcagagcccgccgacccccggcccaatgaacactggtgcttctaccaccagcggtggggcgcagaagcccgccgttgtcacccgccctgcaagttcccgggaaacgccaggaccagccgccgctga